The sequence CTGCTAGTTCGGTCATTAACGGAGCAATGCCGATGGGTTCTGGTTCATAGTTGTAGGAATAAATTAGGATACGCATAGGCTAAGGTTTAAATAAATTTCAATCATTGCTGCTAAGTTAACTAGCAACTCTTTAGTAAAGTAGCAAACTGTTTTAAAATCAGATGCGCTCGCGGCAAGTCAGCTAATATCAAACCTATTAGATAGGACAAATCTGGAAATTATAAGCCAAAATAGGGAGTATCAACCTAATTATCAGGAGATGGCGATGATTCTCCCTCGTTTTCATAAAATTTTGGCTCCTTTGTTGCTATCTATGTTGCTGCTGGTTACGTCTTGTGCAACACAGGCTCCCTCGCGTTGGGATCAGGCACAACGGGAAACTACCCAGAAAGCTCCTATTACACGTACTCAAGATCGAGCTTCAGCAGGTAAGGCTGTAACAGGTGGTCAATTTAACAAATTCTTTCCCTCTGCTGGTGGTGGCTATCAGCGTGTCTATACCCAAGAAAAACAAGGTTTTGCTGAAGCAAAGTTGAAAAAGGGTGGTACTGATGTAGCTGTAATGTCTATCAATGATACTGCTAGTATTCCCAGCACCAAATTAAAGTTTAAGCAAAGCAGTCAGACAATTGCAGGTTATCCTGCGGTTAATCAGGGTCAGAATATTACATCTATTTTGGTAGGCGATCGCTATCAAGTCAAGGTGCAATCTCGTGATGCTAGTTTTACTCAAAGCGATCGCGAAGCTTGGTTGAAAAAATTTAACTTGGGTGGTCTTTCCCGACTGCGTTAATTAATAACAAGTTTGCAATTTACAGTAAGAAAATTTAGCATTAGGAGTTTGTTGTGGCTAAATCTATTTTTGAGTTAGTTGACGAATTGCCAACTAGCAACATGACTATTTATGCGTTGCGATCGCTCGATTTTGTTGTTCCTGGGCAGTGGGAAAATGTAGTTGGTTTTACTAACACTATTCGTCACGTTACTGGGGAAACCGACGAAGATTTAATTCAACAAATCGGCGAACGAGCCATCTATCTATATAACGATAAATCTCAGGGATACCAACGAGCAATGTGGCTCTATCAAAGCGTTGATCGGGCAGATAGTGCTTTAGGGGCTGCTGCTCTAGCTAATAAAGTTGGTGATAAAATCCCTCTTTTGGGAGGTTTATTAACCAGAGTCACGCCCAAAGCTAACAAAGCTCAAGCTATTGATTTATGTTTAAAGTTAGTAGTTGAATTGGTAGCTTTCTGCCAAATTAATGGTATCCCTGGAGATAGTATCGGAGATTTTGTTGCGTCTTTGGGCGAATACAGTGGTGAATCTTTGATGCGGATGGCTGCCCTAGTTTGTATAGATGGTTTGATTCCTTTAGGCCCCGATTTTATCCTGCAAGCCCAATCTCACCTTGCTCAAACAAGTCCTTCTGAATTACAACACAATAATACCTTTCAGCAGGTCAATAGTTTAATTCCAGGTGGAAATCCTGCGGGTCAACTAAATTTCATTGGTGAAAGCTTTGATTCAGTCAAAGGGTGGATGAGTAATTTTGTTAGCGATCGCGGATTAACGCCAGAAAAAGTAGTTAGCAATATGCAACGCTTTGTGGAAATTTCTAATGATAAATTGGATTATTTGGGCGCTTTTCTAGATATGACAACTAACTACTATGAACACACTGGCACTCAAACTTTAGCTCGTCGTTTGATTGAACGAGCGGTTGCAGAGATTTAGTAATAAATAATTTACAACTGTTACATATAACTAGGATAATTTAGTACATAGCCTAGTTATGTGTAACTAATTTTTTAATATTGACTTCCGGTAAAATATAGATATAATTAATATAATAATCCACACCTGCATCCACAAATGTTATATATTGATTGAGTAAATAAACAGTAAAGCATTAATTTCTAAAATTTATTAATTATTATCAAAAAACTTACTAACAATTTAGCTATTATCAATAATTCAAACCTGAACGCTTGATCGTTATAGTTTTTGATCTAGTTGTAGGTTAAGTTTTGAAAGAATAAAATCTTCATTTTGGCGAGATCATGACATCAACAACGGCTGGATTACTCAGCGCTCGATTAATAGAAATATTTTCCGCTATTCAAGGCGAAGGTTTAAATATCGGTACTCGTCAAATTTTTATTCGCTTTGCATTATGCGATTTACGCTGCCATTTCTGTGATAGCGCCCATACTTGGGAGATACCACCCACTTGCAAAATTGAGAAAACCCCTGGAAGCCGAGATTTTGAAACTTACCCTAATCCTGTATCAATACCATTATTACTGGAATGGGTAGAGCGGCAAAATCAACCTGGTTTACACGATAGTATTAGTTTAACTGGTGGCGAGCCACTGCTACACGCGCCTTTTTTAGTAAAGTTTTTACCGGAAGTACGTTCTTTAACAGGTTTACAAATTTATTTAGAAACTGGCGGTCATCGTCCAGAACAATTATCACTCATTTTACCTTACCTTGACTCTGTAGGTATGGATATTAAGTTGCCTAGTGTGAGTGGAGAGTCACATTGGCAAGCTCACGCGGAATTTTTGAAACGCTGCCATAGCTCAAAAGTTGAAGTTTTTGTCAAATTGATTATTTCTGCTGAAACTGCTCCTAATGAGTTACAACAAACGGCTGAATTGGTGGCAGATTGTAGTCCAAATATTCCTATGTTTTTGCAGCCAGTCACGCCTTTGGATAGTGTTCACTCTACACATAAGACAGCGGTATTACCACCTTCTCCAGAACAAGTTTTAGAGTGGCAAACCTTGATGAAGCGTTACTTAAAACAAGTAAGGGTTGTGCCACAGACGCATAAAATGATTGGTCAACTTTAATGAGTTTTGAACAAAC comes from Oculatellaceae cyanobacterium and encodes:
- a CDS encoding 7-carboxy-7-deazaguanine synthase QueE, with protein sequence MTSTTAGLLSARLIEIFSAIQGEGLNIGTRQIFIRFALCDLRCHFCDSAHTWEIPPTCKIEKTPGSRDFETYPNPVSIPLLLEWVERQNQPGLHDSISLTGGEPLLHAPFLVKFLPEVRSLTGLQIYLETGGHRPEQLSLILPYLDSVGMDIKLPSVSGESHWQAHAEFLKRCHSSKVEVFVKLIISAETAPNELQQTAELVADCSPNIPMFLQPVTPLDSVHSTHKTAVLPPSPEQVLEWQTLMKRYLKQVRVVPQTHKMIGQL